A single Saccharolobus shibatae B12 DNA region contains:
- a CDS encoding DsrE family protein, which translates to MSEIVKKNADSLKKNSVKVFTCEMAMKNYNVNKDSLVYVDEISRGADVIVKMANKGYEILTF; encoded by the coding sequence TTGTCAGAGATAGTTAAAAAGAACGCTGATTCCCTTAAGAAAAATTCTGTCAAAGTTTTCACATGTGAAATGGCCATGAAAAATTATAATGTGAATAAAGATAGTCTAGTATATGTAGATGAGATAAGTAGGGGTGCTGATGTTATAGTAAAAATGGCTAACAAAGGATATGAAATATTAACATTTTAA
- a CDS encoding chlorite dismutase family protein, producing MSQNSLAYFYISSIKLSNRWWSSSREERRDIINEIESVESQFRNNLISLKRYISLRNDSDIIYWVTSSDTSKLLEFKYTLLSKIRDLGYESLSLFSIYRSSPYTRGNFDIKKVLSLEPLRYFVAYPMKKDVEWYLLPFEEREKIMKEHIETARTHPKNKGIRSYTTYSFGVGDYEFVVVYEIPELENWVEVVEALREVKARKWITKEEPIIVGELKGLDLFLI from the coding sequence ATGAGCCAAAATAGTTTAGCATACTTTTACATTTCCTCAATAAAGCTTTCAAATAGATGGTGGAGTAGTAGTAGAGAAGAGAGAAGGGATATAATAAATGAGATAGAATCTGTGGAATCACAGTTTAGGAATAATCTAATTTCACTAAAAAGATATATCTCTCTTAGGAATGATAGTGATATTATTTATTGGGTAACTTCCTCCGATACGTCAAAATTATTAGAATTTAAATATACTTTACTTTCTAAAATAAGGGATTTAGGTTATGAATCATTATCCTTATTTTCCATATATAGGTCGTCGCCATATACAAGAGGCAATTTTGACATTAAGAAGGTTCTCTCATTAGAGCCTTTAAGGTATTTTGTAGCATATCCAATGAAAAAGGACGTAGAATGGTATCTTCTACCTTTTGAAGAAAGGGAAAAAATCATGAAAGAGCATATTGAAACTGCTAGGACTCATCCAAAGAACAAGGGAATTAGGTCATATACCACTTACTCCTTTGGGGTAGGCGATTACGAGTTCGTTGTAGTTTATGAGATTCCTGAGCTAGAGAATTGGGTTGAAGTGGTAGAGGCTCTCAGAGAAGTCAAGGCAAGAAAATGGATAACAAAAGAAGAACCAATAATAGTTGGAGAACTGAAAGGCTTAGATCTATTTTTAATTTAA
- a CDS encoding NTPase, with product MSEESKKALRVFITGNPGVGKTTILLFLINKLSENNYKVAGFYCPEVRENGRRIGFRIVDITTNEGDWLAKENAPGRVKIGKYTVLEDSAKRITEITLSNVNKADVLAIDEIGPMELKIPTIKKLIETILNNQKPLIAVLHRTQKPMGGRTYVITVENRDSIKYEILNYILSSLD from the coding sequence ATGTCAGAAGAGTCGAAGAAGGCTTTAAGGGTATTTATAACTGGTAACCCCGGTGTTGGGAAAACTACAATATTACTCTTTTTAATTAATAAATTAAGTGAGAATAATTACAAAGTTGCTGGATTTTATTGCCCAGAGGTGAGAGAGAATGGAAGAAGAATAGGTTTTAGAATAGTAGATATAACTACCAATGAAGGAGACTGGTTGGCTAAAGAAAACGCGCCTGGAAGAGTAAAAATAGGGAAGTATACAGTTTTAGAAGATAGTGCTAAAAGAATAACTGAGATTACATTGTCTAACGTTAATAAGGCAGATGTTTTAGCGATAGACGAAATTGGACCAATGGAGTTAAAAATACCTACAATAAAGAAATTAATTGAGACTATTCTAAATAATCAAAAACCTTTGATTGCAGTGTTACATAGGACACAAAAACCCATGGGAGGAAGAACCTACGTAATTACCGTTGAAAATAGGGATTCGATAAAGTACGAGATTTTGAATTACATATTAAGTAGCCTAGATTAA
- a CDS encoding NAD+ synthase produces the protein MAFSKFSKFRWYYTLNICSTNILIMVMHEYIRKSLTIDCEAVTNYIVERIREYLEFSNKKGGVIGVSGGVDSAVTATLLAKATDNFFILLMPSSSTPKIDLEDSFEMIKFLNAQNKYKLINIDEIVSLFSNKIETDNKYIIGNIKARVRMIILYAYAQMLDYLVVGTGDKSELLLGYFTKYGDGGVDVLPIGDLYKTQVRMLGKCLELPERIVTKPSSPALWEGQTAEGELGIDYETIDSILYLRFDEMRSEDEIVKMLGIPIDTIKKVDRLVKISQHKRLPPEIFRLSGRAINSDWRFPRRWA, from the coding sequence ATGGCCTTTTCTAAATTCTCTAAATTCAGATGGTATTATACGTTAAATATTTGCTCAACAAATATTCTCATAATGGTAATGCATGAATATATCAGAAAATCGCTCACAATAGATTGTGAAGCTGTTACTAACTATATTGTGGAAAGGATAAGGGAGTATCTTGAATTTAGCAATAAGAAAGGAGGAGTAATAGGGGTAAGTGGAGGAGTGGACTCAGCAGTAACTGCAACGCTTCTTGCTAAAGCTACTGATAATTTCTTCATACTTCTCATGCCTTCCTCTTCAACGCCAAAGATAGATTTGGAAGACTCCTTCGAAATGATAAAATTCCTCAACGCACAAAATAAGTACAAATTAATTAATATAGACGAAATTGTGAGCTTATTCTCAAATAAAATAGAAACAGATAACAAATACATAATAGGCAACATAAAAGCTAGAGTTAGGATGATAATACTTTACGCATATGCGCAAATGTTAGATTACTTGGTGGTAGGAACTGGAGATAAGAGCGAACTATTATTGGGATACTTCACAAAGTATGGGGATGGAGGTGTTGATGTTTTACCAATAGGTGATTTGTACAAGACACAGGTTAGAATGTTAGGAAAATGTTTGGAATTACCGGAAAGGATAGTCACAAAACCAAGCTCCCCAGCCTTATGGGAAGGACAAACCGCTGAAGGCGAATTAGGAATTGATTACGAAACAATAGATTCGATATTATACTTAAGATTTGACGAAATGAGAAGTGAAGATGAAATAGTGAAAATGTTAGGAATTCCTATAGATACTATTAAAAAAGTTGATAGACTAGTTAAAATCTCTCAGCACAAAAGACTACCCCCAGAGATATTTAGATTAAGTGGAAGAGCCATAAACTCGGATTGGAGGTTTCCTAGAAGATGGGCATAA
- a CDS encoding nitrilase-related carbon-nitrogen hydrolase, giving the protein MGIKVELAQIRSYPGDVYRNYKKHLEIIETTTADCVIFPELSLTGYIIKDLTYEIYKDAEEATRKIAEKVNKCAVFGTIKEVRKGILRNSAAVIINGKLDYIYKFYLPTYGLFEERRYFQRGDPLKDLKIFEYRDLKFGVVICEDAWHPEPIEALSLMGADAIFIPSASPMRKLRENLAIEESWDSLLKAHSLMNTVWTVFTNVVGSQEEEYFWGGSRVVSPLGDVKLKLKLFYEDRGVVEITENELLRARFFSSYRDHIREFHSILDKL; this is encoded by the coding sequence ATGGGCATAAAAGTGGAATTAGCTCAAATAAGATCTTACCCCGGAGATGTGTATAGAAACTATAAGAAACATTTAGAGATCATAGAGACCACTACTGCAGATTGTGTAATCTTTCCAGAACTCTCCTTAACTGGTTACATCATAAAAGATCTGACATATGAGATATATAAGGATGCAGAGGAGGCTACACGTAAAATAGCAGAGAAAGTTAACAAGTGTGCCGTATTTGGAACAATAAAGGAAGTTAGGAAAGGAATATTAAGAAACTCAGCGGCAGTTATAATTAATGGGAAATTAGATTATATATATAAGTTTTATCTTCCAACATATGGATTATTTGAGGAGAGAAGATACTTCCAAAGAGGAGACCCACTTAAAGATTTGAAAATTTTCGAGTATAGAGACTTAAAATTTGGTGTAGTAATTTGTGAAGATGCGTGGCATCCAGAGCCAATAGAGGCACTATCGCTTATGGGAGCTGACGCAATTTTTATACCCTCAGCATCACCAATGCGAAAACTAAGAGAAAACTTGGCAATAGAGGAGAGTTGGGATTCACTTTTGAAGGCTCACTCATTAATGAATACTGTTTGGACTGTTTTCACAAACGTTGTAGGTAGTCAAGAAGAGGAATACTTTTGGGGAGGATCTAGAGTAGTTTCTCCATTAGGTGATGTAAAACTTAAACTAAAGCTATTTTATGAGGATAGGGGAGTTGTGGAGATCACTGAGAATGAGTTGCTTAGGGCTAGGTTCTTTAGCAGTTATAGGGATCATATAAGGGAGTTTCATTCAATTCTTGATAAACTATAA
- a CDS encoding ArsR/SmtB family transcription factor produces the protein MLLRLDEIFQNKGWDTRKKILDELKNKPQTAYELSKKLGLNYSTVKYHLEILEKFGLVNINRDKTKCFYAVSKNYKIVEKYLEEEIAKR, from the coding sequence ATGCTACTAAGATTAGACGAGATCTTCCAAAACAAGGGATGGGATACAAGGAAAAAGATATTAGATGAATTGAAAAATAAACCCCAAACAGCTTATGAATTGTCTAAAAAACTAGGATTGAACTATTCTACAGTAAAATATCATTTAGAAATTTTAGAGAAATTCGGATTAGTAAACATTAATAGAGATAAAACAAAATGTTTTTATGCGGTGTCAAAGAATTATAAAATAGTTGAAAAGTATTTAGAGGAGGAAATAGCAAAAAGATAA